A single region of the Synergistaceae bacterium genome encodes:
- a CDS encoding cation:dicarboxylase symporter family transporter encodes MSSNSFTSSLPFKLIVALVLGILAGLGLSSMEGSALCTALLNIIVTIRFISGQFINFCVPLIIIGFVAPSITRLGSNASRMLLLALTLAYVSSIGAAFAATFAGYSIIPFLNIATEVEGLKSLPDVVFKLNIPQIMPVISALFLSITVGLAAAWNRSKYIINVLEEFQKIVLSIVTRFLIPVLPWLIGTTFCGLAYEGSITKQFPVFLAIILIVMAGHYIWMALLYFIAGVYSGKNPFNIIKNYGPAYMTAVGTMSSAATLSVALECARKSEPTLRDDMVNFGIPLFANIHLCGSVMTETFFVMAISKILYGTYPTMGNMILFCLLLGVFAIGAPGVPGGTVMASLGLITGVLGFNEAGTALMLTIFALQDSFGTACNVTGDGALTLILTGYAEKHKISAEGLENILG; translated from the coding sequence ATGAGCAGTAACTCTTTCACGTCAAGCCTGCCCTTCAAGCTCATCGTGGCACTTGTGCTGGGCATACTTGCCGGTCTCGGCCTCAGTTCTATGGAGGGAAGTGCGTTGTGCACCGCTCTCCTGAACATCATCGTAACCATACGCTTCATCTCCGGGCAGTTCATCAACTTTTGCGTACCGTTAATCATCATCGGTTTCGTTGCTCCGTCAATCACCCGTCTTGGCAGCAACGCCTCAAGAATGCTTCTTCTTGCGTTGACGCTGGCCTATGTCTCGTCAATCGGTGCGGCATTCGCGGCGACTTTCGCTGGCTACTCGATCATTCCGTTCCTGAACATCGCAACGGAAGTCGAGGGCTTGAAGAGTCTTCCTGATGTCGTCTTCAAACTCAACATTCCGCAGATTATGCCGGTAATCTCCGCGCTGTTCCTGTCAATCACCGTAGGACTTGCGGCGGCGTGGAACAGAAGCAAGTACATCATCAACGTTCTCGAGGAGTTCCAGAAGATAGTCTTGAGCATCGTAACGAGATTCCTGATTCCTGTCCTGCCGTGGCTTATCGGAACGACTTTCTGCGGGCTTGCGTACGAGGGCTCAATCACAAAGCAGTTCCCCGTGTTCCTCGCGATAATCCTTATCGTTATGGCCGGGCATTATATCTGGATGGCTCTGCTGTACTTCATCGCGGGCGTGTATTCCGGCAAAAACCCCTTCAACATCATCAAGAATTATGGCCCTGCGTACATGACTGCTGTCGGGACAATGTCGAGCGCGGCAACTCTGTCAGTTGCCCTCGAGTGCGCAAGGAAGTCTGAGCCTACGCTTCGTGATGACATGGTGAACTTCGGCATTCCGTTATTCGCGAACATTCACCTTTGCGGCTCTGTAATGACTGAGACGTTCTTTGTGATGGCGATCTCGAAGATACTCTACGGGACTTATCCGACGATGGGCAACATGATACTGTTCTGCCTTCTGCTGGGAGTGTTCGCGATCGGTGCTCCGGGAGTTCCTGGCGGTACGGTAATGGCTTCGCTGGGACTGATTACGGGAGTTCTCGGCTTCAACGAGGCTGGAACAGCGTTGATGCTCACGATCTTTGCTCTTCAGGACTCCTTCGGGACGGCCTGCAACGTTACGGGAGACGGAGCGTTGACGCTTATTCTTACGGGTTACGCTGAGAAGCACAAGATTTCCGCTGAGGGTCTGGAGAACATTCTGGGCTGA
- a CDS encoding serine dehydratase subunit alpha family protein — protein MISRELYDNYTAILREELVPAMGCTEPIAIAYASAKACSVLGVEARHLHVSCSGNIIKNVKGVIVPNSGGQKGIEAAAILGAVGGDAEKALEVIACADDKARALTRKLVRERFCDVSLAEDVPNLYIEVTAEGDGHTAAVRIENHHTDITRIEKDGVTVFEEAPAEKEVPSSSADRSKMKLCTILDYADSLNIEDVEELLTRQIEYNSRISQEGLDNKWGACIGKTIIETWGNDVRSCACARAAAGSDARMSGCPLPVIINSGSGNQGITVTMPVVEYAEQWRISRDKLLRCLAVSNLVSIYIKHFIGSLSAFCGAVSASAGAGAGITYMAGGDYASVGRTITNTLGNVGGIVCDGAKPSCAAKIASSVHAAILAHYMSMNDDEFRGGEGFVEDDVEETIRNMGYIGKVGMKDTDREILNVMIDRVDVDSCL, from the coding sequence ATGATTTCGAGGGAGCTTTACGACAACTACACGGCGATTCTGCGCGAGGAGCTTGTCCCTGCAATGGGATGCACTGAGCCTATCGCCATAGCCTACGCCAGCGCGAAGGCATGTTCCGTTCTCGGAGTGGAAGCCCGGCATCTTCACGTGTCGTGCTCGGGAAACATCATCAAGAACGTTAAGGGCGTAATTGTCCCGAACTCAGGCGGGCAGAAAGGCATTGAGGCGGCGGCGATTCTCGGAGCAGTCGGAGGGGACGCGGAGAAGGCGTTAGAGGTGATTGCGTGTGCTGACGACAAAGCACGGGCACTCACACGGAAACTTGTGCGCGAGAGATTCTGCGATGTGTCGCTGGCTGAGGACGTGCCGAATCTCTACATTGAGGTTACGGCAGAAGGAGACGGGCACACAGCAGCGGTTAGGATTGAGAACCATCACACTGACATTACGCGCATCGAGAAGGACGGAGTTACGGTGTTCGAGGAAGCTCCGGCAGAGAAGGAAGTTCCTTCATCATCAGCGGACAGGAGCAAGATGAAGCTGTGCACGATTCTGGATTACGCCGACAGCCTGAACATTGAGGACGTTGAAGAGCTGCTGACACGTCAGATTGAGTACAACTCCCGCATCTCTCAGGAAGGGCTGGACAACAAGTGGGGCGCGTGTATCGGCAAAACCATCATCGAGACGTGGGGGAATGACGTACGCTCGTGCGCGTGTGCCCGTGCCGCCGCAGGAAGTGATGCGAGAATGAGCGGCTGTCCTCTTCCCGTAATCATCAACTCAGGGAGCGGCAATCAGGGAATCACCGTAACAATGCCCGTCGTCGAGTACGCTGAACAGTGGCGGATTTCGCGGGATAAGTTATTGAGGTGTTTGGCCGTGAGCAACCTCGTGAGCATATACATCAAGCACTTCATAGGGTCGTTGTCGGCGTTCTGCGGGGCAGTCAGCGCGTCGGCAGGTGCAGGCGCAGGAATAACCTACATGGCGGGCGGGGACTATGCCAGTGTCGGGCGAACAATCACCAACACACTCGGCAACGTCGGAGGAATCGTCTGCGACGGAGCGAAGCCCAGCTGTGCGGCCAAGATTGCGTCATCAGTACACGCGGCGATTCTCGCGCACTACATGAGCATGAACGATGACGAGTTCAGGGGCGGAGAAGGTTTCGTTGAAGACGACGTGGAGGAGACCATCAGGAACATGGGCTATATCGGCAAGGTAGGCATGAAGGACACTGACAGGGAAATCTTGAACGTCATGATAGACCGTGTTGATGTTGATTCGTGCCTGTAA
- a CDS encoding Rrf2 family transcriptional regulator → MQVAYTILAQVPRQEGKDYQLRLSTTARYGLRAMSDLCTHSRNSEPVPVSDIASRQNIPLNYLEQLFGKLRRGGLLESVRGAQGGYLLARKADEISIADILQALGEPFIFGSCQTEKGCENAPTCPTFTLWRKVKGSVDEILSSTTLEDIVDERITLLENISTDPEREEVRERAIKASREEEA, encoded by the coding sequence ATGCAGGTTGCATATACTATCCTTGCGCAAGTTCCAAGACAAGAAGGGAAAGATTATCAGTTGAGGCTTTCGACAACAGCACGCTACGGACTGCGCGCAATGTCTGATCTGTGCACACACTCGCGGAACTCCGAGCCCGTGCCGGTCAGCGACATAGCATCACGCCAGAACATCCCGCTAAACTACCTCGAGCAATTGTTCGGCAAGCTCCGCAGAGGAGGACTCCTCGAGAGCGTCAGAGGTGCTCAGGGAGGCTATTTGCTTGCGCGTAAAGCTGACGAAATCTCGATAGCTGATATTCTGCAGGCATTGGGCGAACCGTTCATCTTCGGGTCATGCCAGACGGAGAAGGGCTGTGAGAACGCTCCGACGTGCCCGACGTTCACACTGTGGCGGAAGGTGAAGGGGTCGGTTGATGAGATTCTCAGCAGCACGACGCTTGAAGACATTGTAGACGAGAGAATAACCCTTCTAGAGAACATCAGCACAGACCCTGAACGCGAGGAAGTCAGGGAGAGAGCAATCAAGGCATCAAGGGAGGAAGAAGCATAA
- the nifU gene encoding Fe-S cluster assembly scaffold protein NifU: MALDYSQKVMDHFINPRNVGEIENADGVGEAGNPKCGDIMKIYLKVNPDTQIIEDVKFKTFGCASAIASSSMATEMIKGRTVQEAWDLTNSAVAEALDGLPPIKMHCSVLAEEAIHTALNDYRAKHGMEVIPMEHHDED; this comes from the coding sequence ATGGCACTGGATTACAGCCAGAAGGTAATGGATCACTTCATCAACCCGCGCAACGTCGGGGAGATTGAGAATGCGGACGGAGTCGGCGAGGCGGGCAACCCCAAGTGCGGGGACATCATGAAGATATACCTGAAGGTCAACCCTGACACGCAGATTATCGAGGATGTGAAGTTCAAGACGTTCGGTTGCGCTTCGGCAATTGCTTCGTCGAGTATGGCGACGGAGATGATTAAGGGCCGCACCGTGCAGGAAGCATGGGATCTCACCAATAGCGCAGTAGCTGAAGCACTGGACGGGCTTCCGCCGATAAAGATGCACTGCTCTGTCTTGGCCGAAGAGGCGATACACACGGCACTGAACGATTACCGAGCCAAGCACGGGATGGAGGTTATCCCGATGGAGCACCACGACGAAGACTAA
- the nifS gene encoding cysteine desulfurase NifS, whose translation MFVYLDHTATTPTSPEVLSAMMPYFGEWFGNPSSVYSFSRQSRTAIEKARGQVAAALNADPSEIFFTASGSEADNWALKGTLDRALLKGKNHLITTQIEHHAILHTAEYLHKYRGVEVTYLPVDSEGRVSVEDVKNAITDKTALVSVMFANNEVGTIEPVAEIGALCRERKIPFHTDAVQAAAHLKIDVKAMNIDMLSMSAHKMYGPKGVGALYLRKGVNPENFIHGGGQERHRRASTENIAGIVGFGTAMEILSGRLEADKAINSARRDRLIAGIFERIPHAKLNGATGDLRLPNNVNFSFIGVEGETLLLDLDAKGISASTGSACSSDSLDPSHVLLALGLKHEMAHGSLRFTLGRLTTDEQIDYVLEVLPEIVARRRAMSPLWEDYLKGEK comes from the coding sequence ATGTTCGTATATCTTGACCACACGGCAACAACCCCGACAAGCCCGGAAGTGTTATCGGCAATGATGCCGTACTTCGGCGAATGGTTCGGCAACCCGTCGAGCGTGTATTCATTCTCGCGGCAGAGCAGGACAGCAATCGAGAAGGCTCGCGGCCAAGTCGCCGCCGCACTGAACGCAGACCCGTCGGAGATATTCTTCACGGCATCAGGGAGCGAGGCCGACAACTGGGCGTTGAAGGGAACGCTTGACCGTGCACTCCTGAAGGGCAAGAACCACCTCATTACGACTCAGATTGAGCATCACGCAATTCTTCATACGGCCGAATACCTGCACAAGTACAGGGGCGTTGAGGTAACGTATCTTCCTGTGGACAGCGAAGGCAGGGTCAGCGTCGAGGACGTGAAGAACGCAATCACCGACAAGACCGCGCTTGTGTCCGTGATGTTCGCGAACAACGAGGTAGGTACGATTGAGCCCGTCGCGGAGATAGGTGCGCTGTGCAGAGAGAGGAAGATACCCTTCCACACCGACGCAGTTCAGGCCGCCGCGCACCTGAAGATTGACGTTAAAGCAATGAATATCGACATGCTCTCGATGAGTGCACACAAGATGTACGGCCCTAAAGGTGTAGGAGCGTTGTACCTGCGCAAGGGCGTGAACCCCGAGAACTTCATTCACGGCGGGGGGCAGGAACGTCATCGCAGAGCGAGCACAGAGAACATTGCGGGCATAGTGGGATTCGGCACGGCGATGGAGATTCTCAGCGGAAGGCTCGAGGCGGACAAGGCCATTAATTCAGCGCGCAGGGACAGGCTTATTGCGGGGATATTCGAGCGCATTCCTCACGCAAAGCTGAACGGAGCAACGGGAGACCTCCGGCTTCCCAACAACGTGAACTTCAGCTTCATCGGCGTTGAGGGAGAGACGCTGCTGCTTGACCTCGACGCTAAGGGAATCTCCGCCTCAACAGGAAGCGCGTGCTCATCGGACAGCCTTGACCCGTCGCATGTTCTGCTGGCACTGGGGCTGAAGCACGAGATGGCTCACGGGTCGCTGAGGTTCACGCTCGGGAGGCTGACGACGGATGAGCAGATAGATTACGTGCTTGAGGTTCTGCCGGAGATAGTTGCACGGAGACGCGCAATGTCGCCGTTGTGGGAAGATTATTTGAAGGGGGAAAAGTAG
- a CDS encoding type IV secretion system DNA-binding domain-containing protein, producing MMNLTSDVVYGSVLANNSPPPLSKGTASVILSGKHSGRESSFGLTDDILSRHILLLGGTGTGKTNLFYHIVRQLKEKMTSSDVMMIFDSKGDFCDKFYDPKKDSVIGNSAKYRQASAKWSIHNEITADGWDNVSISQNVQEICKSFFARRMENNNNPFFPAAASDLLGALMISFIRKGLKFTNADLKYALDTMTAKDFHDTFSAHKDLQTISTYIDPRAANQSQGVLSEVYSTMRDILTGVFADAGDFSMRRFIRAKQGRTVFLEYDLAIGDVLAPVYSLLFDLALKEALGRTKSQGNVYLIADELKLLPRLRHLDDGINFGRSLGLKILAGLQSIRQLDAIYDKEAQAHNAIAGFSTVAAFRSSDPNTREYVSGMFGKNAVVERLEHADGTAEYKRHDGFVVEDWDIISLETGEAVVGMPEIPPFRFKFKEYK from the coding sequence TTGATGAATCTTACCAGCGATGTTGTTTACGGTTCTGTTCTGGCAAATAACTCCCCGCCTCCTCTCAGCAAAGGCACTGCCTCAGTGATTCTCAGCGGCAAGCATTCTGGCAGAGAGTCATCCTTCGGGCTCACTGATGATATCCTCAGCCGCCACATCCTCCTGTTAGGCGGGACAGGCACGGGCAAAACTAATCTCTTCTACCACATTGTCCGGCAGCTCAAGGAGAAGATGACTTCATCCGACGTGATGATGATCTTCGACAGCAAAGGAGACTTCTGCGACAAGTTCTACGACCCCAAGAAAGATTCAGTAATCGGCAACTCCGCCAAGTACAGGCAGGCCTCCGCAAAATGGAGCATACACAACGAAATCACCGCAGACGGCTGGGACAACGTCTCAATCTCCCAGAACGTACAGGAAATCTGCAAGTCATTCTTTGCCCGGCGAATGGAGAACAACAACAACCCCTTCTTTCCCGCCGCCGCCTCTGACCTTCTCGGTGCACTAATGATTTCATTCATCAGGAAGGGCTTGAAGTTCACCAACGCCGACCTGAAATACGCCCTCGACACAATGACCGCAAAAGACTTCCACGACACGTTCTCCGCCCACAAAGACCTTCAGACAATCAGCACGTACATTGACCCCAGAGCCGCTAACCAGTCGCAGGGCGTGCTCTCTGAAGTGTACAGCACGATGCGCGACATCTTGACGGGAGTGTTCGCCGACGCGGGGGATTTCTCGATGCGGAGGTTCATCCGCGCGAAGCAGGGACGAACTGTCTTCCTCGAGTATGACCTAGCGATAGGTGATGTCCTTGCGCCGGTGTACTCGCTGCTGTTTGACCTCGCACTCAAGGAAGCATTGGGACGCACGAAGTCGCAGGGCAACGTCTACCTTATCGCCGACGAGCTTAAGCTCCTGCCCAGACTACGCCACCTCGACGACGGAATCAACTTCGGGCGCAGTCTTGGCCTGAAGATACTCGCCGGGCTTCAGAGCATCAGGCAGCTCGACGCGATTTACGACAAAGAGGCTCAGGCACACAACGCAATAGCAGGCTTCTCGACGGTTGCGGCCTTCAGGTCTTCAGACCCGAATACCCGCGAATACGTCAGCGGAATGTTCGGGAAGAATGCTGTTGTTGAACGCCTCGAACATGCCGACGGGACAGCAGAGTACAAGCGTCATGACGGTTTTGTGGTCGAGGACTGGGACATAATTTCGCTGGAGACCGGCGAAGCTGTGGTGGGTATGCCTGAGATTCCGCCGTTCCGCTTCAAGTTCAAGGAGTACAAGTAA